From a single Apium graveolens cultivar Ventura chromosome 2, ASM990537v1, whole genome shotgun sequence genomic region:
- the LOC141690090 gene encoding uncharacterized protein LOC141690090, with translation MQATKEPEQANFYLKKNSEARIHQMVSNKEQAKIEAAVETEEVQVDESNSSRKVKVGSGLEESFKERLVSLLREYREVFAWRPRDMPGLHEFIAMHSLDVNPNRKPVKQKRSNFAPERQRAIDEEVEKLLKVGIIKEIKYPEWLVNVVMDLYHLPNIDQLIDATSGHIILSFMDTFSGYNQIRMNPKDIPKTAFITHRAVYAYVMLPFGLTSAGSTYQRAMNKIFKSQIGRNLECYVDDMISKSTTVPGHVEDLKECFDNLRKNQLKLNPEKCTFGVGAGATNKKEVNWSPDCQKPFEEIKSDLSQPPVLTKAQPGEPLYLYLSTGAQAVGATLIREENGTQQPVYYVSKVLKDAETRYRRLEKFAFALVTTSRKLRHYFQGREIRVVTNQPLRKIIHKPDASGRLVNWAVELSQFNLTFIPRTAIKAQALADFIIECNFPDHDPEPMDTDQEPKKETSSGAWILKVDGSSISERSEAGLILKSPEGFKIQTAISFSFPATNNQAEYEALIAGLKLSRTLRVQDLKIYSDSQIVVKQINGEYIAKDPTLAKYQALVQSYLAVIPSHQVLQICREENEEADILSKLVRNSSDLDCSIYFEELHKPSIESEEILEIESSQNWMTPFINSLDKGELPKDKGKAQRLKAKSAKFFLEEGILYRRTFSSLILKCIGPEEAKYYFAEVHEGICGDHMSAKALAHKIIRQGYYWPTIHQDAIEFIKSAWNARSSAMCPGSAQSYHPQSCHLSPSLFGVLTLWDPSPGPKETSGTY, from the exons ATGCAAGCAACCAAAGAACCTGAACAAGCAAACTTCTATCTAAAGAAGAACTCTGAAGCCCGAATTCATCAAATGGTTTCAAACAAAGAACAAGCAAAAATTGAAGCCGCGGTTGAAACAGAAGAAGTCCAGGTAGATGAAAGCAATTCTAGCAGAAAAGTGAAAGTTGGGTCAGGACTCGAGGAGTCCTTCAAGGAGAGATTAGTGTCCTTGCTCCGGGAGTACAGAGAAGTTTTTGCCTGGAGACCAAGGGATATGCCAGGACTACATGAGTTCATAGCAATGCACAGCTTGGATGTCAATCCCAACAGAAAACCAGTAAAACAGAAGAGAAGTAACTTTGCTCCGGAGAGGCAAAGAGCCATTGACGAAGAAGTAGAAAAGCTGCTCAAAGTaggaatcatcaaagaaatcaaatatcCAGAGTGGCTAGTTAATGTGGTCATG GACCTGTATCATCTCCCAAATATTGATCAACTGATAGATGCCACCTCCGGACACATCATTCTTAGTTTCATGGACACCTTCTCTGGATACAACCAGATAAGGATGAACCCAAAGGACATCCCCAAAAcagcattcataactcacagagcagtctaCGCTTATGTGATGCTACCCTTCGGGCTTACCAGTGCaggatccacttaccaaagagccatgaacaagatattcaagtcccaaATTGGGAGAAACTTGGAAtgctatgtcgatgacatgatttcAAAATCAACAACTGTACCAGGGCATGTGGAGGACCTCAAGGAGTGCTTTGACAATCTAAGGAAAAACCAACTCAAGCTGAATCCGGAGAAATGCACCTTCGGAGTAGGAGCAG gagcaaccaacaagaaagAGGTGAACTGGAGTCCGGACTGCCAAAAACCATTTGAGGAAATCAAGTCCGACCTCTCTCAGCCACCAGTCCTCACTAAAGCTCAGCCAGgagagcctctctacttatacttgtCAACAGGAGCACAAGCCGTAGGAGCTACCCTAATCAGGGAGGAGAATGGAACACAGCAACCAGTCTACTATGTAAGCAAAGTCTTAAAAGATGCAGAAACAAGATACCGAAGATTGGAGAAGTTTGCCTTTGCCTTAGTCACAACTTCAAGAAAACTCAGGCACTACTTCCAAGGGAGGGAAATCAGAGTAGTGACAAATCAACCACTAAGGAAAATAATTCACAAGCCAGATGCCTCGGGAAGACTTGTTAATTGGGCTGTGGAGTTGAGCCAATTCAATTTAACCTTCATCCCGAGGACTGCCATCAAAGCTCAAGCActtgcagatttcataatcgaatgcaacttcccAGACCATGATCCGGAACCAATGGACACGGATCAGGAGCCAAAAAAGGAAACAAGTTCGGGAGCCTGGATCTTAAAAGTAGATGGTTCTTCAATAAGCGAGAGGTCAGAAGCCGGACTCATACTCAAGAGTCCAGAAGGATTCAAGATTCAGACAGCTATATCTTTCAGCTTCCCAGCAACAAACAatcaagcagaatatgaggcaTTGATCGCAGGACTAAAACTCTCCAGGACTCTAAGGGTCCAAGACttaaaaatctacagcgactcccaaATAGTGGTCAAGCAAATAAATGGAGAATACATAGCAAAGGACCCTACTCTGGCGAAGTACCAAGCACTGGTTCAGAGCTACTTAGCTGTAATTCCAAGCCACCAAGTCCTTCAGATATGccgagaagaaaatgaagaagcggaTATCCTATCCAAACTAGTCCGGAACTCATCAGATCTGGACTGCTCAATCTACTTCGAAGAACTCCACAAACCATCCATTGAATCCGAAGAGATCTTGGAGATAGAAAGCAGTCAAAACTGGATGACTCCCTTTATAAACTCCTTGGACAAAGGGGAGCTCCCAAAAGACAAAGGAAAAGCTCAAAGGTTGAAAGCAAAATCAGccaagttcttcctcgaagaaGGAATACTCTATCGCAGGACCTTCTCATCTCTTATCCTGAAATGCATTGGCCCAGAAGAAGCAAAATACTATTTTGCAGAAGTACATGAAGGGATATGCGGAGACCACATGTCTGCAAAGGCGCTAGCTCATAAGATTATAAGACAAGGCTACTATTGGCCAACCATTCATCAGGATGCAATAGAATTCATCAAAAGTGCATGGAATGCCAGATCTTCAGCAATGTGTCCCGGATCAGCCCAGTCCTACCATCCTCAGTCCTGTCACCTATCCCCTTCGCTGTTTGGGGTGTTGACATTATGGGACCCTTCCCCCGGGCcaaaggagacctcaggtacctACTAG